In one Pseudomonas sp. 31-12 genomic region, the following are encoded:
- a CDS encoding RICIN domain-containing protein, with translation MKKHKALLAGVVALNLISAAIAAPPTTTETLMVFGPPLSGKNIDDAQRIQKSITTLSQDELNLSVDDSKSNMAYLDIDSIEDEKILEKATAVFRAGIPVLLKMKNHTPELAKKVSTVFGISGSFDYALFHRLNNSNIDVYRLEGYDDENIMEVAWLRVKELNLKSDPPEDQFIGMPKLTYNINVQSPSREMTSVVNIDIIRSAQRSQDKKFVSIKTAPTTMRSAKNGITIGGFDPGGSGQNLWGAYLPHAYRFTHQLTAQQIAPVLVASAPSSDSRTEFSFTETKTTGLSIGGTLGGEFGGTKADNIAYAAKSPFNVNFGLNYAHTKMMSYNFKDYSLLAAQNGSSVTWTAPIDTKLRGALIKQLTSTTPILSEDKMTPMMRSASLESYTLWELPGTYTGLATVSVGGGYDLDRTEWWWERTEVKSQQNTDIYNSEEKYELDMSNPFLTREMTVLIRSADSTGKCISGSANSSTTLESCVASDAQQLWGLDSESRYVNRATQQCLSVRETDGALITNSCALDNRQQWEWQADRLHSLYNREWRLYAENSQLKIIPDSSMHFQNTPKNVFNPLNIPWASYPLAPSFQDVMPNHLGPSPQISPEWVDRYQGVDTRQRWRIEILRDGI, from the coding sequence TTGAAGAAACATAAAGCACTTTTGGCTGGAGTGGTTGCGCTTAATTTAATAAGTGCAGCCATCGCGGCGCCGCCAACAACTACGGAGACGCTAATGGTATTTGGGCCTCCGCTCTCAGGCAAAAATATCGACGACGCGCAGCGCATTCAAAAATCAATCACAACGCTAAGCCAGGATGAGTTAAACCTATCCGTTGACGACTCCAAATCCAACATGGCATACCTGGATATTGATTCGATCGAGGATGAAAAAATCCTCGAAAAAGCAACAGCGGTTTTCCGGGCAGGCATACCGGTGCTGTTGAAAATGAAGAACCATACTCCCGAGCTAGCTAAAAAAGTTAGCACTGTCTTCGGGATTTCCGGATCGTTTGACTATGCATTGTTTCATCGCCTGAATAATTCAAATATCGACGTCTACCGATTAGAAGGCTACGACGATGAGAATATTATGGAGGTGGCATGGTTGCGGGTGAAGGAATTGAACCTCAAGAGCGACCCACCGGAAGATCAGTTTATAGGCATGCCAAAGCTGACTTACAATATTAATGTCCAAAGTCCCTCTCGCGAAATGACATCCGTTGTGAATATCGACATTATCCGGAGCGCTCAGCGAAGCCAGGATAAAAAGTTTGTTTCCATAAAAACTGCCCCGACGACGATGCGCTCTGCAAAAAACGGGATAACCATTGGCGGGTTCGATCCAGGTGGTAGCGGTCAGAATCTCTGGGGAGCCTATTTGCCTCACGCCTATCGATTTACCCATCAACTGACAGCTCAGCAAATAGCTCCCGTGCTGGTAGCGTCCGCCCCTTCCAGTGATTCAAGGACCGAATTCAGCTTCACCGAAACGAAAACCACTGGGCTTTCTATCGGCGGGACCTTGGGTGGCGAGTTTGGTGGAACGAAAGCTGACAATATCGCGTATGCGGCAAAATCGCCGTTCAACGTGAATTTCGGCCTAAATTACGCACACACTAAAATGATGAGTTACAACTTCAAAGACTATTCATTGTTGGCGGCACAAAATGGCTCCAGCGTGACATGGACCGCTCCGATAGACACAAAGCTAAGGGGCGCATTGATAAAGCAACTGACCAGCACTACACCCATTTTATCCGAAGACAAAATGACGCCCATGATGCGTTCCGCATCGCTTGAGTCTTATACATTATGGGAATTGCCAGGGACTTATACAGGTCTCGCAACCGTGAGTGTCGGGGGAGGCTACGATCTGGATCGAACTGAGTGGTGGTGGGAAAGAACCGAAGTCAAGTCACAGCAGAATACCGATATCTATAACTCCGAGGAAAAGTACGAGCTGGATATGAGCAACCCATTCTTGACGCGTGAGATGACCGTGCTGATTCGTTCGGCGGACAGTACCGGAAAATGTATCTCTGGAAGTGCCAACTCCAGTACTACCCTGGAGTCGTGTGTCGCCTCGGATGCGCAGCAACTTTGGGGCCTGGATTCCGAAAGCCGCTATGTTAATAGAGCCACACAGCAATGCCTGAGTGTTCGCGAAACTGATGGAGCACTGATAACCAATAGTTGCGCGCTCGATAACAGGCAACAATGGGAATGGCAAGCGGATCGGCTTCATTCACTGTACAACCGCGAATGGCGCCTGTATGCCGAAAACAGTCAATTGAAAATCATTCCAGACAGCTCGATGCACTTTCAAAACACTCCAAAAAACGTGTTCAACCCACTGAACATCCCTTGGGCCAGCTACCCATTGGCGCCTTCCTTCCAAGACGTCATGCCCAACCATTTAGGACCTTCGCCTCAGATCAGTCCGGAGTGGGTGGACAGGTATCAAGGTGTTGATACCCGTCAACGGTGGCGAATTGAGATATTGCGAGATGGCATCTAG